From Portunus trituberculatus isolate SZX2019 chromosome 50, ASM1759143v1, whole genome shotgun sequence, the proteins below share one genomic window:
- the LOC123499481 gene encoding actin cytoskeleton-regulatory complex protein pan-1-like, with protein sequence MATLQTILRSAAKPETRVLCAGLRAMCTEASEPPKPAAPSKSAPQPAALKYSSAATPPPPSQPVGPGADKTGSYPNTEYYSYNKLSYFDLEVEMSPDRLPQPTADNGHF encoded by the exons ATGGCTACTCTGCAGACTATCCTTCGCTCGGCGGCCAAG CCAGAGACTCGGGTCTTGTGTGCTGGGCTCCGAGCGATGTGCACAGAAGCCTCTGAGCCACCTAAGCCTGCTGCACCTAGTAAATCTGCACCACAACCTGCAGCACTGAAGTATTCCTCAGCAgcaacgccaccgcctccctcacaGC CTGTGGGTCCAGGGGCAGACAAAACTGGATCATACCCCAACACTGAGTATTACTCCTACAACAAGTTGAGTTACTTTGATTTGGAAGTGGAGATGTCTCCTGATCGTCTTCCCCAGCCAACAGCTGACAACGGTCACTTCTGA